The Elaeis guineensis isolate ETL-2024a chromosome 5, EG11, whole genome shotgun sequence DNA segment AATTGTCCAACCACTCCCGCTAGAGAACCATCTTCGACCACACTCTAAATGCTAGACTTGCTCTCGGTCTcatattaattatattttctctctcattCATGCTAAATAAATCATACGATTGTCACTTTCTAACCTCTTCCATGTTCCTTGAAAGTGATCAAGGTACTCAACCCCAAATGGATGTTTTCATCCATCATAACTTTGCCCAACATCAGCAACACCAAATCAACCCCATCCCCTGCCCCTGCCTCAACCAAGTCAGCTTATTTCCTCCCATTCTGTCACCTAGCTAAACCCCTCCGCCACCATCACCACCATCAAAACTACATTAGCTCCACTTCACTtctaccaccaccaccacccctaTCATCATCAAACGCAAAAGGCAAGGGAATACTAAAACAAAGTCCACAAGATAATAAAGGCATAAGGCTTCATTCCATCtcaccccacccccccccccccccaaaccaaaaggaaaaaaaaaaaaaaaggtaaaaagccTCCTTTGGCAAGCACTGGATCAAGGTTTGGTGGGATCAAGGAGAGTTTATGCGGATGGCCACAACAACCAATTAAAGTTGTGGAACAATGTCAGAATAAAGGGATTACACAGATTTCAAACTCCGGAGGGCAAGGTTCAATATAAAAAGGTGGTTCCATCTCATGCATCGTTGAAGTCCTTCAGAGACCTGTGTAATAGGGGAAGGGAGCCAAAATATGTTCCTTTGATTAGGAGAACAAAAGGCTATAACCTGATAAGCTCCAATATATAAGCGCACACAACAAACAAATGGTGTCCATGAGATGTTAACACCTTTGTTGCAGGGTTTTTCTCaagcataaataatttttttaatcaaataatataataaataatgggATAAGCAGCATGCTCGGAATGACTTTAAATGCAGATAATGTTATTGGCCATTTTAGTACCATATAACATGAAACATTTACTATACTATAAGATACATATGAGTTCATAACATTTTAATAATCAAAGAAACAATCTCTCTTTGATTTAGTTAACACGAGCAGATGCACATAAAGATGTGAACAAACAAATGCTGTTCATGAGATGTTAACACCTTTGTTGTAGGCTCTTTCTCAAGCACAAATAACttcttttaaaatcaaataatataactAATAGTGGGATAAGCAGCATGCTCGGAATGACTTTACATGCAGATGACGTCATTGGCCATTTTAGTACCATATAACATGAAACATTTACCATACCATAAGAGACATACCAGTTCATAACATTTTAAAAATCAAAGAAACAATCTCTCTTTGATTTAGTTAACACGAGCAGATGCACATAAAGATGTGAAAGCATTTCACTGTCAAATATCATGGTCAAAGCAGGAATTTGTTAAGGTCTAAGAGGCAATATACCCTATGTTACCAATTCTCAATATTTAAATTGTCCTACCGATATTATGTAATAGTTGTTacgcctccaaaaaaaaaaaatcaatatcggCACCTTGAAAGGGTTGATACAACACCCAGTAAGccttttcttaaatatttttaattaaaatagggAATAGGACAAGCACAACATGCCCACTGCACTTGAGCCGTTGCATAAAACATACAACATGGTAGCAACATATACTCCAAATGGAGGCTAGGAACTTAGGAACTGTTGGTGTTTAACGTGCTAAAATATACATTATCTGAATTTGTAACTCATCTGTTATAATTCAAACAAAAAAAGTTACACCAAATGAAAATATCTGCAATTCCTCCACAATCATACAGATAAAAGAACAAAGAAAATCATACTGCAAATTTGCAACAGAATGTACCTCAAGTTCCCATGGAGGATTTAATGATAAAGACAACTCTGCCAGTTGGTTTATGTCAACATTCCGAGGTAGGAACAACACTACTTTGGAAGCAACGGTCTTGGCAATTTTGAAGAGATGGtagctgaaatttttttttaattgaaaaaaaaaaaaaaagaaaaaagagagagagagagagagagagcatctaAATCAACAGCTATCCAACATCCCAAATCTATAAAATCAAGTAAGAACAGAAGACAAACCCATCATGAGGCTTAAGCATGGATCTGATATCATAGGTTACAACTTTAGCATAGTCCGGTCCTCCCCAAGGAGGTGACAAAAACACAGTGTCTCCCTGCATCAAAATAACCGGATAATATGTTCATGTCAAATGATAAACAAATTCCAGAAACAGGAGATATGGTCAACATGCGGTATAATATTGTTAAATATCATTACTCTAGTTAACACTTGATCTAGGTAACAAAATGATTTCATATGTTTAAAATAACTAATGTGCTAGATGCCAATTGATTTTCCAAACGTCACAAGAAATTGCATTTGAACTTTGACAAGTTCTTAATTAGCATTTTTCATAATCCTTCATGTAGTAATGTCATAATCTTATATATCATTCATGTCTATATGTTGACATATTACTTAAGATCCAGCTCTCTccttatttttccttttttttttccaacattAACCCTTAACCTAATCCATCAGATGTTTTCCCTTACTTTGTCCATGTCAACATATAATGTGGAATACCTCAGCTTTTTTGAAACACGTCTGAATAGAACCATGCTTACAGACTTGATGCGGTGATGGCTACATTAGCAGACCATCAAAAAGTTCCCAAAGAGGCTCATTGGAAAATTTGTCTTTGTGGTTCAAAATTTTACAACAAAGTCCAATTCCTACAAAATACAAGAAATTCGCACATCCAAACAGGCCTTCAAATGAGATAGGAAAACCTCAGAGTGAAGAAAAGTGCAGAAAATTAAAACCAAAGTAGTTCAGGAAAGGAAAAAACAGAAAATACACTTTGACCTGGGGTTTGAAAGCACCAAAATTCCAACATGGCCTCAAACCAATATGATAATCTTTTTTAAAGGTGAAAGTATACCCAAAATCCATTAAAATAATCAATACATTCTAATTACATAAATAAATGGCCCCACTCCTATAGACTTCAATCCAATTCTTAAACTCATGTACAAGCAAGAAGACATTTTCAAAACAAAGGGCAGCAAAACTTCCAACAACTTGTACAATTTGAATCCCTATGAAACCCTATAAGGAAAGCATCAAATCTACTTCAAAGCATAACcctaaagaattaaaaataattttaatccaaatcataCTAAAGGCAGGATAGGAAGATAATAATTCTACTTAAAATTGTACTTCAAAACCCCTCCTGAATACAATCCCAAAATTCAACCAATTactgaaaaaattaaattttgtccTAATCCAAcccaaatttaaaaaataaataaataaacaaataaacaaTCAGAATAGGGCTCCCCCGTTACAACCTTAACTCTTAACTGTAACAAACTATTATTTGGTCCCACTTCAGCTTCACACCATTGAAGAGACAAGCAAAACAAATGAATGTATATGCGCACATGGATATGCATGTATATacgtatagatatacatacatacatatatatatatgcacacacacacagttTCAAAATGAGATTGGTACTTGCAAAGACTGCCTGACCTTGTTTAAGTGGTTTGAACTGTGAAATTGTAGAAAATCCATTCTTGAACAgcgttttctcttttttcagTCTGTCTGACTGTCATATAATGATCAGTTTGGCATTTTGTTTCACAGTAACAAGGTACTATATTAACAAATATATGATTAATCATAAATTAGGCAAAACTTTTCCAATAATTATTAAAAGCAACGGCCTTAAAAAGATAACTTACAAGAACAgaaattaaaacataaataagAAAGCATGTAAAAGGAATCAGATGGCAACAATACCTTCAATCGGCAGGCCATCTGGAAAAAATCACCAACAACAAAATCTATCCGATCATTAACTCCATAAATTGATGCATTATGTTGTGCATATTCAATTTTTTGTGGATTAATGTCAACAGCAATAACATGGCTGCTCCTGAAATAGAACAAATTACTGAAGTTAAACATGAATTCAGAATTACATTTCTACATGACACATGCAGCTCCGAAATTAAAATAATGCCAGAACACTATCGAGAGAATTTTAACAAAATAATATCACTTGCAAAACCACAAGTAACTAGATTTATAACTGAGGCATAGTTTGAGAAATATTGCTCCAGTTTCAGAAATTTAACTCTTAAACCATAGTGAGTAAATTGATAATCTTTCTCCCAATTTATTGCATATAACCTTCCAAGAAAAAGATCAATGCTGATCACACGAATTTTAAGAATGGTAAAGAATGACAATGGTCTGCCAAAACCTCAAAGAGAAGATGCGGTTTTTCTGTGCTCTTTAATGAAACACTTTAAGAAGAggcattttatttataatatttttcttagacacctgATATTACCATAACAATTAGCTAAAAttgtggtaaaaaaaaaaaaaacctgcttGTTCCATCAAACTGGGTTAGCCCAAAGATCATGACTGCAATAACACCATGTTTATAAGATTAAAAAACAAAATAGCTTACATACTTCATTGCAAACTGGATAGCATTTCCACCAACCCCAGTGAAACAATCGATGACAATGCCATTACCACAACGAGATGCATGATGTCTTGCAATAAGCTCTGGTGTGACAGAAAACCATCCTTCTTCATCCATCTTTATACCATCATCAAATCGGGAAAAAAGTAAGTACCTCTGCAACCAGTATTTAAGGAGGCCTTCCTTTACCGCTTGCAATGCGAACTCTAAAGAAGGGAAAGAGAAATAAAGGCATCATGGCCAAACCATCCAACATGAATGAAAAGTAGAATGGCAAatagtttcataaaaaatttgatgccATGGGCACATGCTCTGCATATGGGGTACAAAAAGGATCTCATTTAAGTACAAAAGTTATTTCAAACATGCTTGAACATCCAAAGCTGCCTGCAGGCACATACAAGAAGTGACTATGAAGAATTTTCAGATATAAAAACATAGTTCACCATCTTGGAGAAAGGTGCCAATCTTAAATGACAATATTGCAACagtttaagaaaaaagataagtGAGAATTCCAAGAGCATTTCTCATATCGTTGCCTCACAAGGACTTGGAACTCTAAAAGCACAGGAGACTGTATTTTTTGGTAGTATTTCACTTGTTGCACTGCCAGATGACAATATCTTGATGCTAATATGGCTGATGAGACAAGTTACTTTTTGTACATATAAATGGTTGTCACAATCCAAGACCTCGCCTAAATGGCTAGCTGAAAGTATTACTTGGATTCCTTGGTCATGTATAAATACCCAAGATCTACTCGGTGCATGGCCAAAATGGGACTAAACACATGCCCTCGTGGGTCCTCGCATGCTCCCTCTATTCAAGCATTCATGTCCTCATCAAGCTAAGGGTACAAAttcaatcataaacatcacaATCAGCCTTTGGTCCATTCATTTATCACAACCCAAAACTTTACCCAAAAAGACTAACCGAAATgtattatttagatttcttagtcttgcataagtatccaagatctctCCGATGAATAACCGATATGGAGACTAAATACATGCCCACATGGATCCTCACATACTTCTTCCATTTAAGCCCTAACATCCCCGCCTAGCTAAGGGTCTAAATTccttcaaatccaatcacaaacaCCACGATCAACCCATGGTCAATCCAAATGGACTCATGCTACAATATCCCCCAGTCCACATAGATCATGGGCCAGGTCCACTCTCATACCATTTATAACAATTCAAGCCTTCGGCTAAAAGGCTAGCCGAAAAGTTTATTTGGATTCCTTGGCCCTATATAAGTACCCAAGTTCTACCAAATAGGACTAAATACATGCCTGCATAGGTCCTCACATACTCTTTCCATGTTAACTCCCAACATCCTTCCAATACCAACAGTCCAATCCATTCAAATCTAATCACAAGCACCACGATCAGTTCATGGTCAACACGAAAGGCCTCATGTTGCAATGTCCCCTAATCCACAGACTATGAGTTAGATCtcctctaataccatttgtggcAACCTAGATCTCACCTAAAAAAATCGGTCAGAACGTATTATTTGGATTCCTTAATCCTATATAAGTACCCAAGATCGCTCCAGCAAATAACTGATATGGAGCTAAAAACATGCCTGCATGAATTCCTTAGTCCCACTTGGTAGAACTTGGATAATTTCCTATAAATATGTATGTTAAAATTGTAATTTATGGACACTTAAGTGTCAAGTGTTTAGAGGTGCCAAGTCTTGTTATATTAAAATATGCTAGTATGCACTAATATTTGAATTTATATAAATTACAATTTTACTTTCCTTTGTAGAGTTCCCTCTGAAATTTAAATATGCCAAGCAAAATGAGACCCAGGCTACCAAAGGAGGGTGGCGAAGCAACTCCTTCCATGCATGGCCAGTTTCTTCTAATTTAGCTTATATGAACTGGACTAAAGATTCTTACAACAATTCCAAAGATGATTCACCAAAA contains these protein-coding regions:
- the LOC105045974 gene encoding uncharacterized protein isoform X2 gives rise to the protein MDENGESQTSELDGRHEITTTGKKKRARRLRSHRRALSEFALQAVKEGLLKYWLQRYLLFSRFDDGIKMDEEGWFSVTPELIARHHASRCGNGIVIDCFTGVGGNAIQFAMKSSHVIAVDINPQKIEYAQHNASIYGVNDRIDFVVGDFFQMACRLKGDTVFLSPPWGGPDYAKVVTYDIRSMLKPHDGYHLFKIAKTVASKVVLFLPRNVDINQLAELSLSLNPPWELEVEKNFLNGKFKAITAYFNCRAT